One Thioclava electrotropha DNA segment encodes these proteins:
- a CDS encoding head-tail adaptor protein, producing MKAPFLNRPLVLEAPERVPDGAGGFIEAWFELGILWAQMKPGTGVERAGEFVTLASVPWKITVRAAPEGSPRRPKPEQRFREGARVFQILAVAEADAGAHYLTCFAREEVVA from the coding sequence ATGAAGGCGCCGTTTCTGAACCGGCCGCTGGTGCTGGAAGCGCCCGAGCGGGTGCCGGACGGGGCTGGGGGCTTCATCGAGGCCTGGTTCGAACTGGGCATCCTCTGGGCGCAGATGAAACCGGGAACCGGGGTGGAGCGCGCGGGCGAGTTCGTGACGCTGGCCTCGGTGCCGTGGAAGATCACGGTGCGCGCGGCGCCCGAAGGCTCGCCGCGCAGGCCGAAGCCCGAACAGCGGTTTCGCGAGGGGGCGCGGGTGTTCCAGATCCTTGCCGTGGCCGAGGCGGATGCCGGGGCGCATTACCTGACCTGTTTCGCGCGTGAGGAGGTGGTGGCATGA
- a CDS encoding head-tail connector protein: MMLTEETAVAASALPVAEFRAHLRLGTGFADVGAEDASLESYLRAAMAAIEGRTAKALLARDFVLSLEAWRDAVEQTLPVAPVSAVTEVRLVDAAEVFTVIAPERYRLVEDLQRPRLAAVGGVLPAISAGGVAEVRFTAGFGPVWADLPADLAQAVFLLAAQYYEHRAEGAGWREMPFGVAALIERWRTVRVLGGRG; encoded by the coding sequence ATGATGTTGACGGAAGAGACGGCGGTGGCGGCAAGCGCGCTGCCTGTCGCGGAATTTCGCGCGCATCTGCGGCTCGGCACCGGGTTTGCCGATGTGGGGGCGGAGGATGCGTCGCTGGAGAGCTACCTGCGGGCAGCGATGGCGGCGATCGAGGGGCGCACGGCGAAAGCGCTGCTGGCGCGGGATTTCGTGCTGAGCCTTGAGGCGTGGCGCGATGCGGTGGAGCAGACGTTGCCGGTGGCGCCGGTGAGTGCGGTGACTGAGGTCCGGTTGGTCGATGCGGCGGAGGTGTTCACCGTGATCGCGCCGGAGCGCTATCGGTTGGTTGAGGATCTGCAGCGCCCGCGACTGGCGGCGGTTGGGGGCGTGCTGCCCGCAATCTCTGCAGGCGGCGTGGCGGAGGTTCGGTTTACTGCTGGGTTTGGGCCTGTTTGGGCCGATCTTCCCGCCGATCTGGCACAGGCGGTGTTTCTGCTGGCCGCGCAATATTACGAGCATCGTGCGGAGGGCGCGGGCTGGCGTGAGATGCCCTTCGGCGTGGCCGCGCTGATCGAACGCTGGCGCACGGTGCGCGTGCTGGGAGGTCGGGGATGA
- a CDS encoding phage major capsid protein yields the protein MKTESKSRAGTGMSEGPDPAVELKSALAGFVREVKTFRDEVEVKMQQQDERLTMLQSKSMTAGRPALSAAATEEAPHQKAFAAYLRSGDDDALRGLSLEGKALNSSVAAEGGYLVDPQTSETIRSVLTSTASIRQIANVVNVEATSFDVLVDRSELGSGWATETAALTETATPQIDRISIPLHELAAMPKASQRLLDDSAFDVETWLAQRIAEKFARAEAAAFISGDGVDKPTGFLTHPQVGNDAWAWGSLGYVATGADGDFAGANPADAVVDLVYALEAEYRANASFVMNSKTAGAVRKMKDADGRFLWTDGLAAGEPPRLMGYPVLIAEDMPDIASDSFAIAYGDFDAGYTVAERPDLRVLRDPFSAKPHVLFYASKRVGGDVSDFAAIKLLKFALA from the coding sequence ATGAAGACCGAGAGCAAGTCTCGGGCCGGGACGGGTATGTCCGAGGGGCCCGATCCGGCCGTGGAGCTGAAATCCGCGCTGGCCGGTTTCGTAAGGGAAGTCAAAACCTTCCGCGATGAAGTTGAAGTGAAAATGCAACAACAAGATGAGCGTTTGACCATGCTGCAGAGCAAATCCATGACCGCCGGGCGTCCCGCCCTTTCCGCCGCCGCGACTGAAGAGGCGCCGCATCAGAAGGCCTTCGCGGCGTATTTGCGTTCGGGCGATGACGACGCACTTCGCGGGCTGAGCCTCGAGGGCAAGGCGCTCAACAGCTCGGTTGCCGCCGAAGGGGGCTATCTGGTCGATCCGCAGACCTCCGAGACGATCCGCTCGGTGCTGACGTCGACGGCCTCGATCCGCCAGATCGCGAATGTGGTGAATGTCGAGGCGACGTCCTTCGATGTGCTGGTCGATCGCAGCGAGCTGGGCTCGGGTTGGGCCACCGAGACGGCGGCGCTGACCGAGACCGCGACGCCGCAGATCGACCGTATCTCGATCCCGCTGCACGAACTGGCCGCGATGCCGAAAGCCTCGCAGCGGCTGCTCGATGACAGCGCCTTCGATGTCGAGACGTGGCTGGCGCAGCGCATCGCAGAGAAATTCGCCCGCGCCGAGGCGGCGGCGTTCATCTCGGGCGATGGCGTCGACAAGCCCACGGGCTTCCTGACCCATCCGCAGGTTGGCAATGACGCCTGGGCCTGGGGCTCGCTCGGCTATGTCGCGACGGGCGCGGATGGCGATTTCGCGGGCGCGAACCCGGCTGATGCTGTGGTCGATCTGGTCTATGCGCTGGAGGCCGAATATCGCGCCAATGCGAGCTTCGTGATGAACTCGAAGACCGCGGGCGCGGTGCGCAAGATGAAGGATGCCGATGGGCGCTTCCTGTGGACTGACGGGCTGGCTGCGGGCGAGCCGCCGCGCCTGATGGGCTACCCGGTGCTGATCGCCGAGGACATGCCCGATATCGCTTCGGACAGTTTCGCGATCGCCTATGGCGATTTCGACGCGGGCTACACGGTCGCCGAGCGCCCGGACCTGCGGGTGCTGCGCGACCCCTTCTCGGCCAAGCCGCATGTGCTGTTCTACGCCTCCAAGCGCGTGGGCGGCGATGTGAGCGATTTCGCCGCGATCAAGCTGCTGAAATTCGCGCTCGCCTGA
- a CDS encoding HK97 family phage prohead protease — MNTDNYGLELKFCASEMRPVQISDGTVIEGYASLFGLPDQGGDVVCKGAYAKGLARLAARGGTVKMLWQHDPAQPIGIWDEIREDARGLYVKGRLLPGVARASEAAALIAAGAIDGLSIGYRTVAAEKDAKGQRLLAELELWEVSLVTFPMLREARVAAKGESLERDLRDLAAALHSATAELAGR, encoded by the coding sequence ATGAATACAGATAATTACGGGCTGGAGTTAAAGTTCTGCGCGAGCGAGATGCGGCCCGTTCAGATCAGCGACGGGACGGTGATCGAGGGCTATGCGAGCCTGTTCGGCCTGCCCGATCAGGGCGGCGATGTGGTCTGCAAGGGCGCCTATGCCAAGGGGCTCGCGCGGCTCGCTGCGCGGGGCGGGACGGTGAAGATGCTCTGGCAGCACGATCCGGCCCAGCCGATCGGCATCTGGGACGAAATCCGGGAAGACGCGCGCGGGCTTTACGTCAAGGGCAGGCTGCTGCCGGGCGTGGCGCGCGCAAGCGAAGCGGCGGCGCTGATCGCGGCAGGGGCGATCGACGGGCTGTCGATCGGCTATCGCACGGTCGCCGCCGAGAAGGACGCAAAAGGCCAGCGGCTGCTTGCGGAACTGGAGCTTTGGGAGGTGTCGCTCGTGACCTTCCCGATGCTTCGCGAGGCGCGGGTGGCGGCGAAGGGCGAGAGCCTGGAGCGCGACCTGCGCGATCTGGCCGCGGCGCTTCACAGTGCCACGGCGGAACTGGCCGGTCGCTGA
- a CDS encoding GTA head formation protein, RCAP_rcc01685 family has product MADGGSRYLKEPFAVHEERMQATEKIMQLQFSQVEQRLDRIEVMIERLERRLWMAVYGVVAVILTQAVLSLVEIGPR; this is encoded by the coding sequence ATGGCCGATGGTGGGTCGCGATATCTCAAGGAGCCCTTCGCTGTCCATGAAGAGCGGATGCAGGCGACCGAGAAGATCATGCAGCTCCAATTTTCGCAGGTGGAACAGCGGCTCGACCGGATCGAGGTGATGATCGAACGGTTGGAGCGGCGGCTCTGGATGGCGGTTTACGGCGTGGTGGCGGTGATCCTGACGCAGGCGGTTCTCAGCCTCGTAGAGATTGGCCCGAGATAA
- a CDS encoding phage portal protein translates to MGWNIFRKSDGAGPPEVKASATGRIVAMASGSGRVVWSPRDVGSLTRAGFTGNPVGFRCVKLIAEAAAALPLVCQDAERRYDIHPVLDLIARPNAAQGKGAFFEALYGQMLLSGNSYLEAVAVEPGLPRELHVLRADRMSIVPGADGWPVAYDYTVAGRKHRFDMTGSPDPICHLRAFHPQDDHYGLSPMQAAAVAVDVHNSASSWSKALLDNAARPSGAIVYKGTDGQGTLSPDQYDRLVFEMETHHQGARNAGRPMLLEGGLDWKPMGFSPSDMEFHETKLAAAREIAVAFGVPPMLLGIPGDATYANYAEAHRAFYRLTVLPLATKVAADVAWWLSTWAGERVSLKPDLDQIPALAVERDQQWKRIGEVAFLTSAEKRALLGLPPLPADGAADAAER, encoded by the coding sequence ATGGGTTGGAACATCTTTCGCAAATCCGACGGCGCGGGCCCGCCGGAGGTGAAGGCCTCGGCGACGGGACGGATCGTGGCGATGGCGAGCGGATCGGGGCGGGTGGTCTGGTCGCCGCGCGATGTGGGCTCGTTGACACGGGCGGGGTTTACGGGCAACCCGGTCGGGTTTCGCTGCGTGAAGCTGATCGCGGAGGCTGCGGCCGCCCTGCCGCTGGTCTGCCAGGACGCCGAGCGGCGCTACGATATCCATCCCGTGCTCGACCTGATCGCGCGGCCCAACGCGGCGCAGGGCAAGGGCGCCTTCTTCGAGGCGCTTTACGGGCAGATGCTGCTGTCGGGGAACAGCTATCTGGAGGCGGTGGCGGTTGAGCCGGGCCTGCCGCGCGAGCTGCATGTGCTGCGCGCCGACCGGATGAGCATCGTGCCGGGCGCGGATGGCTGGCCGGTGGCCTATGACTATACGGTGGCCGGGCGCAAGCATCGGTTCGACATGACCGGCAGCCCCGATCCGATCTGCCATCTGCGGGCGTTTCACCCGCAGGACGACCATTACGGGCTGTCGCCGATGCAGGCGGCGGCGGTGGCGGTGGATGTGCATAACAGTGCATCGAGCTGGTCGAAGGCGCTTCTGGACAATGCCGCGCGTCCCTCCGGGGCGATCGTCTACAAGGGGACCGATGGGCAGGGTACGCTGAGCCCGGACCAGTATGACCGGCTCGTCTTCGAGATGGAGACGCATCATCAGGGCGCGCGCAATGCGGGGCGGCCGATGCTGCTGGAGGGCGGTCTGGACTGGAAGCCGATGGGGTTCTCGCCGTCGGATATGGAATTCCACGAGACCAAGCTGGCTGCGGCGCGCGAGATCGCGGTGGCCTTCGGGGTGCCGCCGATGCTGCTCGGGATCCCCGGCGATGCCACTTACGCGAATTACGCCGAGGCGCATAGGGCCTTCTACCGGCTGACGGTGCTGCCGCTGGCCACGAAGGTCGCGGCGGATGTGGCGTGGTGGCTGTCGACATGGGCGGGGGAGCGGGTGAGCCTGAAGCCCGATCTGGACCAGATCCCGGCGCTGGCGGTCGAGCGCGATCAGCAATGGAAGCGGATCGGAGAAGTGGCGTTTCTGACGTCCGCGGAGAAGCGCGCGCTGCTGGGTCTTCCGCCGCTGCCTGCGGATGGGGCGGCGGACGCGGCGGAGCGCTGA
- a CDS encoding DNA-packaging protein — protein sequence MARSTSMPPELKSGAAWLASATPESVEAFLDGLDDNALLALPWIFEFWALDHQLPPEGDWKSWVIMGGRGAGKTRAGAEWVRAQVEGARPLDPGKARRVALVGETFDQVRDVMVMGESGILACSPPDRRPDWEAGRRRLVWPNGATAQAFSAYEPESLRGPQFDAAWVDELAKWKKAEEVWDMLQFALRLGEHPQQVITTTPRNVGVLKRILETLSTVVSRAPTEANRAYLAESFLTEVRARYAGTRLGRQELDGVLLEDIEGALWSTALLEGARVSEPGDLDRIVVALDPSVSGKAASDECGIVVVGAKTQGLVQDWRAVVLEDASIRGKPMDWARAGIAAMERWGAEKLVAEVNQGGDLIESVLRQIDPLIPFKALRASRGKSARAEPVAALYEQGRVAHLKSADLGALEDQMCRMGLQGYQGKGSPDRVDALVWAVTELILEPAAHWRRPQLRGL from the coding sequence ATGGCGCGCTCGACTTCGATGCCGCCAGAGCTGAAATCGGGCGCCGCCTGGCTCGCCTCCGCGACGCCTGAGAGCGTCGAGGCGTTTCTGGATGGGCTCGACGACAATGCATTGCTCGCGCTGCCCTGGATCTTCGAGTTCTGGGCGTTGGATCATCAGCTTCCGCCCGAAGGGGATTGGAAGTCCTGGGTGATCATGGGCGGACGCGGCGCGGGCAAGACGCGGGCCGGGGCCGAGTGGGTGCGTGCGCAGGTGGAAGGCGCACGGCCGCTCGACCCCGGAAAGGCGCGGCGCGTGGCGCTGGTCGGCGAGACCTTCGATCAGGTGCGCGATGTGATGGTGATGGGGGAGAGCGGGATACTCGCCTGCTCTCCGCCCGACCGCAGGCCCGATTGGGAAGCGGGAAGACGGCGGCTCGTCTGGCCGAACGGGGCGACCGCGCAGGCCTTCTCGGCCTATGAGCCCGAGTCGCTGCGGGGCCCGCAATTCGATGCGGCCTGGGTCGATGAGCTGGCGAAATGGAAGAAGGCGGAGGAGGTCTGGGACATGCTGCAATTCGCACTGCGTCTCGGTGAGCATCCGCAGCAGGTGATCACGACGACGCCGCGCAATGTGGGCGTGTTGAAGCGCATTCTGGAGACGCTATCGACGGTGGTCAGCCGTGCGCCGACCGAGGCCAACCGGGCCTATCTGGCCGAGAGTTTCCTGACCGAGGTTCGGGCGCGCTATGCCGGTACGCGGCTCGGGCGGCAGGAGCTGGACGGGGTGCTCTTGGAGGATATCGAGGGCGCGCTGTGGTCAACGGCGCTGCTCGAAGGTGCGCGCGTGAGCGAGCCCGGTGATCTGGATCGGATCGTGGTGGCGCTCGATCCCTCGGTCAGCGGCAAGGCGGCCTCGGACGAATGCGGGATCGTGGTGGTGGGCGCGAAGACACAAGGCCTGGTGCAGGACTGGCGCGCTGTGGTGCTGGAAGATGCCAGCATCCGCGGCAAGCCGATGGACTGGGCCCGCGCCGGGATTGCGGCGATGGAACGCTGGGGCGCGGAGAAGCTGGTGGCCGAGGTCAATCAAGGCGGCGATCTGATCGAGAGCGTGCTGCGCCAGATCGACCCGCTGATCCCGTTCAAGGCACTGCGTGCCAGCCGGGGCAAATCGGCGCGCGCGGAACCGGTGGCGGCGCTCTACGAGCAAGGGCGCGTGGCGCACCTCAAATCCGCCGATCTCGGCGCGCTCGAAGATCAGATGTGCCGGATGGGGCTGCAGGGCTATCAGGGCAAGGGCTCGCCCGACCGAGTGGATGCGCTGGTCTGGGCGGTGACCGAGCTGATCCTCGAACCGGCCGCGCATTGGCGCAGGCCGCAGCTGCGGGGGCTCTGA
- the mltG gene encoding endolytic transglycosylase MltG: protein MWRNIVSNFLTLLIVILVALGGLVAWAKNQYVEPGPLAEAMCLRVAPGESLQGVSSTLKDKGAISSSYLFRTGAQYEEKADKLKFGSYLIEPNASMQSIVGQITSGGPSTCGSELVFRIGVNGNEVLLRELDPTTGDYQKVAEYNPESEKPPEGFEDKADRADVRTRVTVVDGVTSWQIVQGLQEASFLSGKIDGVPGEGTLAPDSYEVTRGADRQALIGLMADRQSKILADAWDGRADGLPYDDPQQALTMASIVEKETGVPEERPEVASVFINRLEKGMRLQTDPTVIYGVTEGKGVLGRGLRQSELRKATPYNTYVIDGLPPGPIANPGKAAIEAALHPDSTDYLFFVADGSGGHAFSSTIEEHNRNVAKWREIEKQRQEDASSN, encoded by the coding sequence ATGTGGCGTAACATCGTCTCGAATTTCCTGACGCTGCTGATCGTTATTCTCGTCGCGCTTGGCGGGTTGGTCGCTTGGGCGAAGAATCAATATGTCGAGCCCGGCCCGCTGGCCGAGGCGATGTGCCTGCGCGTCGCGCCGGGCGAAAGCCTGCAGGGCGTGTCGTCTACTCTGAAAGACAAGGGGGCGATCTCGTCCTCCTATCTGTTCCGTACGGGCGCGCAATATGAGGAGAAGGCCGACAAGCTGAAATTCGGCTCCTACCTGATCGAGCCGAACGCCTCGATGCAGTCCATCGTCGGTCAGATCACCTCCGGTGGTCCGTCGACCTGCGGGTCGGAACTGGTGTTCCGGATCGGCGTGAACGGCAACGAAGTGCTGCTGCGCGAGCTAGACCCGACCACGGGCGACTATCAGAAGGTCGCGGAATACAATCCCGAGAGCGAGAAGCCGCCCGAAGGGTTCGAGGACAAGGCCGACCGTGCCGATGTCCGCACCCGCGTGACGGTGGTCGACGGTGTGACCAGCTGGCAGATCGTGCAGGGTCTGCAGGAGGCGAGCTTCCTGTCGGGCAAGATCGACGGGGTGCCGGGCGAAGGCACGCTCGCACCTGACAGCTACGAGGTGACGCGCGGGGCCGACCGGCAGGCGCTGATCGGTCTGATGGCAGATCGCCAGTCGAAAATCCTCGCCGACGCCTGGGACGGACGCGCAGACGGGCTGCCCTATGACGATCCGCAGCAGGCGCTGACCATGGCGTCTATCGTCGAGAAGGAAACCGGTGTGCCCGAAGAGCGCCCGGAAGTGGCGAGCGTCTTCATCAACCGTCTCGAGAAGGGGATGCGTCTGCAGACCGACCCGACGGTGATCTACGGCGTGACCGAAGGCAAGGGCGTGCTCGGCCGCGGCCTGCGCCAGTCCGAGCTGCGCAAGGCCACGCCCTACAACACCTATGTCATCGACGGGCTGCCGCCCGGACCGATCGCGAATCCGGGCAAGGCGGCCATCGAGGCGGCGCTGCATCCCGATTCGACCGACTACCTGTTCTTCGTGGCCGATGGCTCCGGTGGACATGCGTTCTCGAGCACGATCGAGGAGCATAATCGGAACGTAGCGAAGTGGCGCGAGATCGAAAAACAGCGTCAGGAAGATGCGTCAAGCAATTGA
- the fabF gene encoding beta-ketoacyl-ACP synthase II, whose amino-acid sequence MRRVVVTGLGMVTPLACGVEETWSRLIAGQSGAGTISRFDASNVTTKYACEIPLGDGSDGTFNADDWMEPKEQRKVDDFILYGMTAATQAVKDSGWEPQDEEGRLRTGVMIGSGIGGLSSIADTAVLIKEKGVRRVSPFFIPGALINLVSGQVSIRFGFKGPNHAVVTACSTGAHAIGDAARLIMLGDADVMVAGGAESPISEIGIAGFNACKALSTKRGNEPEAASRPWDADRDGFVMGEGAGCVVLEEYEHAKARGAKIYAEVLGYGLSGDAYHITAPSEDGDGGFRAMKAALERADLNPDQVDYINAHGTSTMADVIELGAVQRLLGDAASKATMSSTKSSVGHLLGAAGAVEAIFSILAIRDQIAPPTLNLENPPEEAVIDLAPKTAVKRKIDVALSNSFGFGGTNASLVMGKVDS is encoded by the coding sequence ATGCGTCGGGTAGTAGTCACGGGTCTGGGAATGGTCACGCCGCTGGCTTGCGGCGTCGAGGAGACCTGGTCGCGGCTTATCGCGGGACAATCGGGGGCGGGGACGATCTCGCGCTTCGATGCGTCCAATGTGACCACGAAATACGCCTGCGAGATTCCGCTGGGCGACGGGTCCGACGGCACGTTCAATGCCGATGACTGGATGGAGCCGAAAGAGCAGCGCAAGGTCGACGATTTCATCCTCTACGGGATGACGGCGGCGACGCAAGCGGTGAAGGATTCCGGCTGGGAGCCGCAGGACGAAGAGGGCCGTCTGCGCACCGGCGTGATGATCGGTTCGGGGATCGGCGGTCTCAGCTCGATCGCGGATACGGCCGTTCTGATCAAGGAAAAGGGCGTCCGCCGCGTCAGCCCGTTCTTCATCCCGGGCGCGCTGATCAACCTCGTCTCGGGCCAGGTCTCGATCCGCTTCGGCTTCAAGGGTCCGAACCATGCGGTCGTCACCGCCTGTTCGACCGGCGCGCATGCGATTGGCGATGCCGCGCGTCTGATCATGCTGGGCGATGCCGATGTGATGGTCGCAGGCGGCGCGGAGAGCCCGATCTCGGAAATCGGCATCGCGGGCTTCAACGCCTGTAAGGCGCTGTCCACGAAGCGCGGCAACGAGCCGGAAGCTGCGAGCCGTCCGTGGGATGCCGACCGCGACGGGTTCGTGATGGGCGAGGGCGCGGGCTGCGTCGTGCTTGAGGAATACGAGCACGCCAAGGCGCGCGGCGCGAAGATCTATGCCGAGGTGCTGGGCTATGGCCTGTCGGGCGATGCCTATCACATCACCGCGCCGTCCGAGGATGGCGATGGCGGCTTCCGCGCGATGAAAGCCGCGCTGGAGCGGGCCGATCTGAACCCCGATCAGGTGGATTACATCAACGCGCATGGCACTTCGACCATGGCCGACGTGATCGAACTGGGCGCGGTGCAGCGCCTGCTGGGCGATGCGGCCTCGAAAGCTACGATGAGCTCGACCAAGTCGTCGGTCGGCCACCTGCTGGGCGCTGCCGGCGCGGTGGAGGCGATCTTCTCGATCCTCGCGATCCGCGACCAGATCGCACCGCCGACGCTGAACCTTGAAAATCCGCCGGAAGAGGCCGTGATCGACCTCGCCCCGAAGACCGCGGTCAAGCGCAAGATCGACGTCGCGCTGTCCAACAGCTTCGGCTTCGGTGGCACCAATGCGAGCCTCGTGATGGGCAAGGTGGATAGCTGA
- a CDS encoding GGDEF domain-containing protein: MSVFRRARVLIRPLLVFAAALAGLALLAQMATALSGEDMVVRALTSWNAMGAWTALAILAMAGAIAFRREAPNVARGLAAGALLLCLFSNVAEVYDLSGAGAIGGGAAALLAITAAGFFALEAGAYLFGTIAYLTVFGGALMYLLSHSIATSRLAEGVSIGAALAIMCLAYAGLICRSDRGVMRVLLNEHASGRQARAQMLLGVVAPFLLGTFYLLSDQGSQVRAELLLLVATIVGVNIGLIILMAVSLERVDHARRKAERELVNRAMRDGLTGLFNREMLGRRFAQYFAQGMRGEMPFTALMIDLDHFKQINDLGGHHLGDRVLRRAAREMRAQLRLEDTMARVGGEEFAVILPGAGLAEALEVAERLRACVAGLRFEDQYGAALQVTVSIGVAEWERGEELRSLYARADGALYAAKNGGRDRVLLAPPTAQMRCTALTLPPLSTGRAPTAVPTLPARQTEPVRAPQR, from the coding sequence ATGTCTGTGTTTCGCCGGGCTCGGGTTCTGATCCGTCCTCTTTTGGTTTTCGCCGCCGCGCTTGCGGGGTTGGCTCTGCTGGCGCAGATGGCCACCGCGCTGTCGGGCGAGGATATGGTCGTGCGCGCGCTCACGTCGTGGAACGCGATGGGCGCGTGGACGGCGCTGGCCATTCTGGCGATGGCGGGCGCGATTGCGTTTCGGCGCGAGGCACCGAATGTGGCGCGCGGGCTGGCGGCGGGAGCGCTGTTGCTGTGCCTGTTCTCGAACGTTGCGGAGGTCTATGACCTGAGCGGAGCGGGGGCGATCGGGGGAGGCGCGGCGGCGCTCTTGGCGATCACCGCGGCGGGGTTCTTCGCGCTGGAGGCGGGCGCTTATCTGTTTGGAACGATTGCCTATCTGACGGTGTTCGGCGGGGCTTTGATGTACCTGCTGTCGCACAGTATCGCGACCAGTCGGCTGGCGGAGGGCGTGTCGATCGGGGCGGCGCTGGCGATCATGTGTCTCGCCTATGCGGGGCTCATCTGCCGCAGCGATCGTGGGGTGATGCGGGTGCTGCTCAACGAGCATGCCTCGGGGCGGCAGGCACGGGCGCAGATGCTTCTGGGGGTCGTCGCGCCCTTCCTGCTGGGCACGTTCTATCTGCTCAGCGATCAGGGGAGTCAGGTGCGCGCGGAGCTGCTGTTGCTGGTCGCGACCATCGTGGGGGTGAATATCGGGCTGATCATCCTGATGGCCGTCTCGCTGGAGCGGGTGGATCATGCGCGGCGCAAGGCCGAGCGGGAACTGGTGAACCGGGCGATGCGCGACGGACTGACGGGGCTGTTCAACCGTGAGATGCTCGGGCGGCGTTTCGCGCAGTATTTCGCGCAAGGTATGCGCGGCGAGATGCCCTTCACTGCGCTGATGATCGATCTCGACCATTTCAAGCAGATCAACGATCTGGGCGGGCATCATCTGGGGGATCGGGTTCTGCGCCGTGCCGCGCGCGAGATGCGGGCGCAGTTGCGGCTGGAGGATACGATGGCGCGGGTCGGCGGCGAGGAATTCGCGGTGATCCTGCCGGGGGCGGGGCTGGCCGAGGCGCTCGAAGTGGCGGAGCGGTTGCGCGCCTGTGTGGCGGGGCTGCGTTTCGAGGATCAGTACGGCGCGGCGCTGCAGGTCACTGTCTCGATCGGGGTGGCCGAATGGGAGCGCGGCGAGGAGTTGCGGAGCCTCTATGCGCGCGCCGACGGGGCGCTCTACGCGGCGAAGAATGGCGGGCGCGACCGGGTGTTGCTGGCGCCGCCCACCGCTCAGATGCGCTGTACCGCGCTGACGCTGCCGCCGCTGAGCACCGGGCGGGCGCCTACGGCTGTGCCGACGCTTCCGGCACGGCAGACTGAACCGGTTCGCGCCCCGCAACGCTAG
- the thpR gene encoding RNA 2',3'-cyclic phosphodiesterase — protein sequence MRSFVAIELPEAHVEAIERLQQALGAGRIVQPENLHLTLAFLDEIDAGQLEALDEGLRAIDWAPGPEVVLAGLEIFGSAARPEALVLGVQADPNLDRWHRAVMGAARLAEIDLPRRRFRPHVTLSRFGKRASPGDLLRLGRLMAAEGAVKLPAFTPEQVALIQSTLGHGPPRHDVLMRYPDEKSVQFAKT from the coding sequence ATGCGTAGTTTCGTCGCGATCGAGCTGCCCGAGGCGCATGTCGAGGCCATCGAGCGGTTGCAGCAGGCTCTGGGTGCGGGCCGGATCGTGCAGCCCGAGAACCTGCATCTGACGCTGGCCTTTCTCGACGAGATCGACGCAGGCCAGCTCGAGGCGCTGGACGAGGGGCTGCGGGCCATCGACTGGGCGCCCGGGCCGGAGGTGGTGCTGGCGGGGCTGGAGATTTTCGGCAGTGCCGCGCGACCGGAGGCGCTGGTGCTGGGCGTGCAGGCCGATCCCAACCTCGACCGTTGGCACCGCGCGGTGATGGGCGCCGCGCGTCTGGCGGAGATCGACCTGCCGCGGCGGCGGTTTCGTCCGCATGTCACCCTGTCGCGGTTCGGCAAGCGCGCATCTCCGGGGGATTTGCTGCGGCTGGGGCGACTCATGGCGGCGGAAGGCGCTGTGAAGCTGCCCGCTTTCACGCCCGAGCAGGTGGCGTTGATCCAGTCCACGCTGGGACACGGGCCGCCGCGGCATGACGTTTTAATGCGCTATCCGGATGAAAAATCTGTGCAATTCGCGAAGACCTGA
- a CDS encoding acyl carrier protein, whose protein sequence is MSDIADRVKKIVVEHLGVEEDKVTESASFIDDLGADSLDTVELVMAFEEEFGIEIPDDAAENIQTVGDAVKFISEAQ, encoded by the coding sequence ATGAGCGACATCGCTGATCGCGTGAAGAAGATCGTCGTGGAGCATCTCGGCGTGGAAGAGGACAAGGTCACTGAGAGCGCCTCGTTCATCGACGACCTCGGTGCGGACAGCCTCGACACGGTCGAGCTGGTCATGGCCTTCGAAGAAGAGTTCGGCATCGAGATCCCCGATGACGCCGCCGAGAACATTCAGACCGTCGGCGATGCGGTGAAATTCATCTCGGAAGCGCAGTAA